Proteins encoded together in one Xenopus laevis strain J_2021 chromosome 6L, Xenopus_laevis_v10.1, whole genome shotgun sequence window:
- the tcaim.L gene encoding T-cell activation inhibitor, mitochondrial, giving the protein MFGCCRATNRLPWGSLLQKFVFQARPLSGADAVTALRPFYFAVHPDFFGQHPMEREVNENSLKRLNGYLTSLQKPSQKSHKPAQLTFYVRETEPNTMNDPDTIKTTGFRTVHFTLQTRDLLSTVLDILNSCSLSTAHVNTSEVGMESKPHMGTKTAFDRPIKWDKTYYSFTGFKDPEEELEQAQRVETTIIPWLENNQSLANKKLTKSFPLREELERLKNELADQLQLSDIRWQRSWGVAHRCSQLHSLSRLIQQNPETLKMAKGRTLLFTDETGMNASGHVMLGTMDVHHQWAKLFERLSSYTYLERKLLHLQDRISHLLGGIEIVHIEEQQSLLTIEEYYRMLETFYNKLLSSRMPIHPRSLRCLKMILQSDRFAPRLHEMGHYIIPTLCDPASLQWFLLTHSQQARENLKRKEELTFVEQELTTLCKDRSSLSRLYKEPSISCVQMIDCCKRLTEEPLLCLTGMHLCISHYYSVLQDGDLCIPWNWKR; this is encoded by the exons ATGTTTGGCTGCTGCAGAGCCACAAACAG ACTTCCTTGGGGGTCTCTGCTacagaaatttgtttttcaagcCAGGCCGCTCTCGGGTGCAGATGCAGTAACTGCTCTAAGgcctttttattttgcagtccACCCAGATTTTTTTGGGCAGCATCCAATGGAAAGA GAAGTaaatgaaaattccctcaaaAGATTAAATGGCTACTTAACAAGTCTTCAGAAACCCAGTCAGAAGTCTCACAAACCAGCGCAGCTCACGTTTTATGTCCGAGAAACTGAGCCAAACACCATGAATGATCCAGACACAATTAAAACCACAG GATTCCGGACCGTACATTTTACTTTGCAAACAAGGGACTTGCTAAGCACAGTGTTGGATATtctgaattcatgcagcttatctACTGCACATGTGAATACTTCAGAAGTAGGTATGGAGTCAAAGCCTCACATGGGAACAAAAACAGCATTTGACAGGCCCATAAAATGGGACAAGACATATTATTCATTTACTGGTTTCAAGGACCCTGAAGAAGAGCTGGAGCAAGCCCAAAGAGTAGAGACAacaattat TCCCTGGTTAGAAAACAATCAGTCACTGGCTAACAAGAAGTTGACAAAAAGTTTTCCATTACGGGAGGAGCTAGAGCGGTTAAAGAATGAACTGGCTGATCAACTCCAACTCTCTGATATCCG ATGGCAGAGAAGCTGGGGTGTTGCTCATCGTTGCAGCCAACTGCATAGTTTAAGTCGTTTaattcagcagaatcctgaaACTCTAAAGATGGCGAAAG GTCGCACATTACTGTTTACTGACGAAACTGGCATGAACGCTTCTGGTCATGTGATGTTGGGAACCATGGATGTACATCACCAATGGGCAAAG CTCTTCGAAAGATTGTCCAGCTATACCTACCTTGAGAGGAAGCTATTGCACCTTCAGGACAGGATCAGCCATCTACTAGGAGGAATTGAAATAGTGCATATTGAGGAGCAACAGTCACTTTTAACAATAGAAGAATACTACAGAATGCTAGAAACATTTTACAACAAACTGCTGAGTAGCAGAATGCCAATCCATCCCCGCAGCCTTCGCTGCCTGAAGATGATACTTCAGAG TGATCGATTTGCACCTCGATTGCATGAGATGGGACATTATATCATCCCAACTCTTTGCGATCCTGCTTCATTACAGTGGTTTCTTTTGACTCACTCGCAACAAGCAAGGGaaaatctgaaaagaaaagaaga GTTAACATTTGTGGAGCAGGAACTTACCACATTATGTAAAGACAGATCCTCCCTGAGCAGGTTGTACAAGGAGCCCAGTATTTCTTGTGTGCAGATGATTGATTGTTGTAAAAGGTTGACAGAGGAACCTTTATTATGCTTGACAGGCATGCATCTGTGCATCTCCCATTACTACTCTGTGCTGCAGGATGGAGACTTATGTATTCCCTGGAATTGGAAGAGGTGA